A single region of the Vibrio cyclitrophicus genome encodes:
- a CDS encoding methyltransferase has product MKDKTVQTKSFNFKQFSIYGGQSGMPVSTDGVLLGAWVSLPQRSCVLDIGTGTGLLALMATQRFEDALISAIDIDQHAIDAATVNIEQSPWQDRISLHHGSVLTADFPQRFDAIICNPPYFNSGEQAQQSQRATARHTDSLDHFDLAKRCFEITTDSATASFILPTPEGEGFIKLAEQCGWYLAKRLDVKTTDKKPAIRVLFELSKDPACEQDLKRESLTIHHDGGYSEAFIALTKDFYLKM; this is encoded by the coding sequence ATGAAAGACAAAACAGTGCAAACTAAAAGCTTCAATTTTAAGCAATTCTCAATTTACGGCGGGCAAAGCGGCATGCCAGTCAGTACCGATGGCGTATTACTTGGCGCGTGGGTAAGCCTGCCACAAAGATCATGTGTACTCGATATTGGAACAGGAACAGGTTTGTTGGCCTTGATGGCTACGCAGCGTTTTGAGGATGCTTTAATCTCTGCGATAGATATTGATCAACACGCCATTGATGCTGCCACAGTCAATATTGAGCAGTCGCCTTGGCAAGATAGAATATCCCTTCATCACGGCAGCGTGTTAACGGCGGATTTTCCACAAAGGTTTGATGCAATCATCTGTAACCCGCCCTACTTCAACTCTGGAGAACAGGCTCAACAAAGCCAAAGAGCCACCGCCAGACACACAGACAGCTTAGATCACTTTGATCTTGCGAAGCGCTGCTTCGAGATAACAACCGACTCTGCGACGGCCAGCTTCATACTGCCAACGCCAGAGGGAGAAGGCTTCATCAAACTTGCCGAGCAATGTGGTTGGTACCTAGCAAAACGCCTTGATGTGAAAACAACCGACAAAAAACCGGCAATTCGAGTTCTGTTTGAATTGTCTAAAGATCCTGCTTGCGAGCAAGATTTGAAGCGTGAATCGCTTACGATCCATCACGATGGCGGTTATAGCGAGGCATTTATTGCCCTTACTAAAGATTTTTATCTCAAGATGTAG
- the brnQ gene encoding branched-chain amino acid transport system II carrier protein, whose amino-acid sequence MKQSLKLTDIMALGFMLFAFFLGAGNIIFPPLAGQLAGDHFLPAMSGFLLTAVGLPLITIVAVAVAGGSWGHLTKDLPKKAATIMAVLIFIIIGPAFAAPRTGLVAYEMAVKPFFIDASQAHLTLFSIAFFVVAMFFSWSQGKLIDVIGKVLTPALFVGLVVLAVAVFVNPQGDILAAHGEYITQPLTKGFLEGYNTMDTFASLMFGMLIVDAIRSKGITDRAATTKYLISAGCIAAAGLAFVYISLFFLGATSATVAAGADNGGAILSLYVQSLFGPSGQLVLSVIVLLACLTTAIGLVSACSDYFSSLTPLSYKTWVIINGVACATVANVGLSQLISLSVPVLFALYPVAIALVALTFLRSRFPNPKAAYRVVVLVSLLFALIDGAKVAGVDVSALKMLPLFEIGMGWLLPTTAAIICMFFVGKSTEQEMAEETV is encoded by the coding sequence GTGAAACAGAGTCTAAAACTAACAGATATAATGGCATTGGGCTTTATGCTTTTTGCGTTTTTCTTGGGTGCGGGTAATATCATCTTCCCACCTCTAGCTGGTCAATTAGCCGGTGATCACTTCCTTCCAGCGATGTCTGGTTTTCTGCTGACTGCCGTTGGTCTGCCGTTAATCACTATCGTCGCTGTGGCAGTGGCTGGTGGCTCTTGGGGTCACTTAACTAAAGATCTTCCTAAGAAAGCTGCAACCATTATGGCTGTGCTGATCTTTATCATTATCGGTCCTGCATTTGCTGCACCGCGTACTGGCCTTGTTGCTTATGAGATGGCGGTGAAACCGTTCTTCATCGATGCCTCTCAAGCTCACCTAACTCTTTTTTCGATTGCATTTTTTGTCGTAGCGATGTTCTTTTCATGGTCGCAAGGTAAGCTTATTGACGTAATTGGTAAGGTACTAACACCTGCACTGTTTGTTGGTTTGGTTGTACTGGCAGTTGCTGTGTTCGTTAACCCACAAGGCGACATTCTTGCGGCTCACGGTGAGTACATTACTCAGCCACTGACCAAAGGTTTCCTTGAAGGCTACAACACCATGGATACGTTTGCTTCGTTGATGTTTGGCATGCTGATTGTTGATGCGATTCGCAGCAAGGGCATTACTGATCGTGCAGCGACGACTAAGTACCTAATTAGCGCGGGTTGTATTGCCGCGGCTGGTCTAGCGTTTGTTTACATCTCTCTGTTCTTCTTGGGCGCAACAAGCGCAACAGTCGCAGCGGGTGCGGACAATGGCGGTGCTATCTTAAGCCTTTACGTTCAATCACTGTTTGGCCCATCAGGTCAGCTAGTGCTTTCAGTGATCGTATTACTGGCATGTCTAACAACGGCGATTGGCCTTGTTTCAGCATGTTCTGATTACTTCAGCTCGCTAACGCCTTTGTCTTACAAGACTTGGGTAATCATCAACGGTGTAGCTTGTGCAACCGTAGCGAACGTTGGCCTTTCTCAACTGATTTCTCTGTCTGTTCCAGTACTGTTTGCACTGTACCCAGTCGCTATCGCGTTGGTTGCTCTGACGTTCTTGCGTAGCCGTTTCCCTAATCCAAAAGCGGCTTACCGCGTGGTGGTATTAGTGTCTCTACTGTTTGCTCTAATTGATGGCGCTAAAGTAGCGGGTGTGGATGTATCTGCACTGAAGATGCTGCCACTGTTTGAGATTGGTATGGGTTGGTTGCTTCCAACAACTGCTGCAATCATCTGCATGTTCTTTGTTGGTAAATCAACAGAACAAGAGATGGCTGAAGAGACTGTTTAA
- the fldB gene encoding flavodoxin FldB — protein MKIGLFYGSTTCYTEMAAEKIRGIIGEDLVDIHNVKETPLSLMADYDLLLLGISTWDFGEIQEDWNELWEDIATTPMKGKVVALFGLGDQEGYGEWFLDAMGLLHDELKTAGAEFVGFWPNDDSYEFEASKALTEDQSQFVGLALDEDSQYELSDDRIASWVEQVLVEYSEKL, from the coding sequence ATGAAAATTGGATTATTTTACGGCTCAACCACCTGCTACACAGAAATGGCAGCAGAGAAAATTCGCGGCATTATTGGTGAAGACCTAGTTGATATCCATAACGTGAAAGAAACCCCTCTTTCATTGATGGCGGACTACGACCTTTTATTGCTAGGCATCTCGACTTGGGACTTCGGTGAAATCCAAGAAGATTGGAATGAACTGTGGGAAGACATCGCAACCACGCCAATGAAAGGCAAGGTTGTAGCCCTGTTTGGTTTAGGTGACCAAGAAGGCTACGGTGAATGGTTCCTAGATGCGATGGGGCTATTGCATGATGAACTGAAAACCGCGGGTGCTGAGTTTGTTGGCTTCTGGCCAAACGATGACAGCTACGAGTTCGAAGCATCTAAAGCGTTAACGGAAGACCAATCTCAATTCGTTGGTTTGGCGCTTGATGAAGATTCACAATACGAGCTTAGCGACGACCGTATCGCAAGTTGGGTTGAGCAAGTACTGGTTGAGTACAGCGAAAAGCTATAA
- the xerD gene encoding site-specific tyrosine recombinase XerD: protein MQSPQGQSADHGLVEQFLDAMWMERGLSENTLISYRTDLSKLLAWMEKNNYRLDFISLSGLQDYQGWLADADFKQTSRARMLSAIRRLFQYLHREKVRGDDPSALLISPKLPQRLPKDLSEEQVDALLEAPDPNDPIELRDKAMLELLYATGLRVTELVSLTMENISLRQGVVRVIGKGGKERLVPMGENAVDWIETFIEQGRPHLLGEKSSDVVFPSKRAKQMTRQTFWYRIKHYSVVAGIDTELLSPHVLRHAFATHLLNYGADLRVVQMLLGHSDLSTTQIYTHVATERLKQIHAQHHPRA from the coding sequence ATGCAGTCGCCTCAAGGGCAGAGCGCAGACCACGGTCTCGTTGAGCAGTTTTTAGATGCTATGTGGATGGAGCGAGGATTATCGGAGAATACACTCATCTCTTATCGTACCGATTTATCCAAGTTATTAGCCTGGATGGAAAAGAACAATTACCGCCTCGACTTCATTAGCCTTTCAGGTTTACAGGATTATCAAGGCTGGTTAGCCGATGCCGATTTTAAGCAGACTTCCCGTGCTCGCATGTTGTCGGCGATTCGTCGCTTGTTCCAATATTTACATCGCGAGAAAGTAAGAGGTGATGATCCAAGCGCCTTGTTGATCAGCCCTAAACTGCCTCAACGCTTGCCGAAAGATTTGAGCGAAGAGCAGGTTGATGCTTTGCTTGAAGCGCCAGATCCGAACGATCCGATTGAGCTTCGCGATAAGGCGATGCTTGAGTTACTATATGCAACCGGTTTGCGTGTGACAGAACTGGTTAGCTTGACGATGGAAAACATCAGCCTAAGACAAGGCGTGGTGCGTGTTATTGGTAAGGGTGGCAAAGAGCGCTTGGTGCCAATGGGCGAAAATGCAGTGGATTGGATAGAGACTTTTATTGAACAAGGTCGTCCACATCTACTTGGCGAAAAGAGTTCTGATGTGGTTTTTCCGAGTAAACGCGCAAAGCAAATGACCCGTCAGACGTTCTGGTATCGTATCAAGCACTACTCGGTCGTCGCTGGGATCGACACAGAATTGTTGTCACCACACGTCTTGAGACACGCTTTTGCGACGCATTTACTGAACTATGGTGCAGATCTAAGGGTCGTACAGATGTTACTTGGGCATAGTGACTTATCGACAACCCAAATTTATACTCACGTGGCGACTGAAAGGCTGAAGCAAATTCATGCGCAGCATCACCCACGTGCTTAA
- a CDS encoding thioredoxin fold domain-containing protein, translating to MSVLRRLPLLALPLMITACNASEAKVETTSTAVEAAPAQAIDTAALTKRFEKIGIKVDKIVPSDIDGLLEVQTNSGIIFSSPEGDHFLAGTLYSLDDNGKFSDVLAERQAPLNAEKVAAMSDTVIEYKADNEKYVVTVFTDITCGYCVRLHSQMQGYNDLGITVRYMAYPRQGATGQVADQMAAIWASDDPKTAMHDAKVNRQMPASGKDLAEQKQIIAKQYQLGRELGINGTPAIVLASGELVSGYLPPAQLLQRLEQ from the coding sequence ATGAGCGTATTACGCCGTCTTCCTCTATTAGCGCTTCCTCTCATGATTACTGCATGTAATGCATCAGAAGCGAAAGTAGAAACAACATCAACAGCCGTAGAAGCTGCTCCAGCTCAAGCTATTGATACAGCTGCGTTAACGAAGCGTTTTGAAAAAATCGGTATTAAGGTCGATAAGATTGTTCCCTCGGATATCGACGGTCTTTTAGAGGTTCAAACCAACAGCGGCATTATCTTTTCTTCTCCAGAGGGTGATCACTTCCTAGCTGGTACACTTTACTCTTTGGATGACAACGGTAAGTTCAGTGATGTTTTGGCTGAGCGTCAAGCTCCGTTGAATGCTGAAAAAGTTGCAGCGATGTCGGATACGGTTATTGAATATAAAGCCGATAACGAAAAGTATGTTGTGACGGTATTTACTGACATTACGTGTGGCTACTGTGTTCGTCTGCACAGTCAAATGCAGGGCTACAACGATCTGGGTATTACTGTTCGTTATATGGCTTACCCACGCCAAGGTGCGACAGGGCAAGTTGCCGATCAAATGGCAGCAATCTGGGCTTCAGATGATCCAAAAACAGCGATGCATGATGCTAAAGTCAATCGTCAAATGCCAGCGTCTGGTAAAGACCTAGCAGAGCAAAAGCAGATCATTGCTAAACAGTATCAATTGGGTCGTGAGCTTGGCATCAATGGCACTCCGGCTATCGTGCTAGCAAGTGGTGAATTGGTGAGTGGTTACTTACCGCCAGCACAACTTCTTCAACGTTTAGAGCAATAA
- the recJ gene encoding single-stranded-DNA-specific exonuclease RecJ, with protein MIEIQRRPEVDISVLPAHLPDLLKRIYVSRGIDSADQLETAAKGLHSYQKLGGIDAAVELLFKAIQQQKRIIIVGDFDADGATSSALSVLALRMLGSSNVDYLVPNRFEDGYGLSPEVVEQAIEIGAEVIMTVDNGVSSIDGVRFAKEQGLDVLVTDHHLPGNELPIADAMVNPNLESCAFPSKALAGVGVAFYLMMALCVHMRKLGWFAQHGMTEPKLMELIDLVALGTVADVVPLDENNRILVHQGLQRIRAGKARPGIQALIEIAKRDAKRLVASDFGFALGPRINAAGRLDDMSFGVELLMSNNIHAARRMASELDGLNQTRKEIEEGMKQEAMAFCERLEFGKDDLPSGLALFQRDWHQGVIGILASRIKDKYHRPVIAFADGGEGSIKGSCRSIPGLHMRDALDRIDTQNPGLILKFGGHAMAAGLTIMEKDFERFSKMFDDVVRKELGETALKGIILSDGELLPEEFSMHTAETLRSGGPWGQAFPEPIFDGEFKVLHQKLVGEKHLKLMLEPLYKGHPTNVMIDGIAFNVDLRRWPDASVKTVNLAFKLDINEFRGNQSLQLMIDHIEAK; from the coding sequence ATGATAGAGATCCAACGCCGTCCTGAGGTCGACATTTCAGTCTTACCTGCTCACTTACCTGACTTGTTAAAGCGCATTTATGTGAGTCGCGGAATCGACAGTGCCGACCAACTAGAGACAGCAGCGAAAGGCTTGCACTCTTATCAAAAACTGGGTGGTATTGATGCTGCGGTTGAGCTGTTGTTCAAAGCGATTCAGCAGCAAAAACGCATTATCATTGTCGGTGATTTTGATGCTGATGGCGCAACCAGTTCCGCTTTGTCGGTGTTGGCACTGCGTATGCTGGGCAGTTCGAATGTCGATTACTTAGTACCAAACCGCTTTGAAGATGGCTACGGCTTGAGCCCGGAAGTTGTTGAACAAGCGATTGAGATTGGTGCCGAAGTGATCATGACCGTGGACAACGGTGTCTCTTCGATTGACGGTGTTCGCTTCGCTAAAGAGCAAGGCCTTGATGTGCTGGTTACTGATCATCACTTACCGGGTAATGAACTGCCAATCGCTGATGCGATGGTGAATCCCAACCTAGAAAGCTGTGCATTTCCTTCAAAAGCACTAGCGGGTGTGGGTGTGGCGTTTTACCTGATGATGGCGCTGTGTGTTCATATGCGTAAATTGGGTTGGTTCGCACAACATGGCATGACAGAACCAAAGTTGATGGAGCTGATCGATTTGGTTGCGTTAGGTACCGTTGCCGATGTGGTACCACTCGATGAAAATAACCGTATTTTGGTTCATCAAGGTTTGCAGCGTATCCGTGCAGGCAAAGCGCGCCCAGGTATTCAGGCCTTGATTGAAATTGCTAAGCGAGACGCTAAGCGTTTGGTCGCTTCTGATTTTGGTTTTGCACTCGGCCCGCGTATCAATGCGGCAGGACGATTGGATGATATGTCGTTTGGTGTTGAGTTGTTGATGAGCAATAACATTCACGCTGCACGTCGAATGGCCAGCGAGTTAGATGGTTTGAACCAAACACGTAAAGAGATTGAAGAGGGCATGAAACAAGAAGCGATGGCTTTTTGTGAGCGGCTTGAGTTTGGTAAAGACGACCTGCCTTCTGGTCTAGCTTTGTTCCAGCGTGATTGGCACCAAGGTGTGATTGGTATTTTGGCTTCGCGTATCAAAGACAAATACCACCGACCAGTGATCGCATTTGCTGATGGTGGTGAAGGCAGTATTAAGGGGTCATGCCGATCGATTCCGGGTTTGCACATGCGCGATGCGCTTGACCGAATCGACACTCAAAACCCTGGCTTGATCTTGAAGTTTGGTGGCCATGCGATGGCGGCCGGTTTGACCATTATGGAAAAAGACTTCGAGCGATTCAGTAAGATGTTTGATGACGTAGTGCGCAAAGAGCTCGGTGAGACAGCGTTGAAGGGCATCATCTTGTCTGATGGCGAACTGTTACCAGAAGAGTTCTCAATGCACACCGCTGAAACGTTGCGTTCAGGTGGTCCTTGGGGACAAGCGTTCCCTGAACCCATCTTCGACGGTGAGTTCAAAGTATTGCATCAAAAGTTGGTCGGTGAAAAACACCTTAAATTAATGCTAGAACCTTTATACAAAGGTCATCCAACCAACGTAATGATCGATGGTATTGCCTTCAACGTTGATTTACGTCGCTGGCCAGATGCGTCCGTGAAAACAGTGAATCTCGCATTTAAGCTGGATATCAACGAGTTTCGTGGCAACCAATCGTTGCAGTTGATGATTGACCATATTGAAGCGAAATAG